A window of Panicum virgatum strain AP13 chromosome 8K, P.virgatum_v5, whole genome shotgun sequence contains these coding sequences:
- the LOC120644626 gene encoding ultraviolet-B receptor UVR8-like, translating into MWRAARRWTPPLPLRRLSSDAAAPKAPRRRRVAALWGNGDYGRLGLGALESRWSPTACPFFLARAADPPASLACGGAHTLFLTQSGRVFSTGLNDFGQLGIGSSVTHTLEPVEVSGFHERVVEISAGNHHSCAITADGKLFVWGRNSGGQLGLGKGAGKAVSTPTKVDCLTDFRVKMVALGSEHSVAVTDEGEVLSWGAAGSGRLGHGYQSSILGFSLTSSEYTPRLIKNLDGIKIEKVAAGMLHSACIDEKGTLFIFGQKTEKGFGRSNEAFRPVIVEEIPFSEEVACGGYHTCVVTGNGDLYSWGSNENGCLGLGDMDMVRAPEILESSVFELPVSKVSCGWKHTAVISGGDIYTWGWGGANGTFFEEGHSSGGQLGHGNDVDYFEPMMVPFSKNARAVHVSCGFNHTGAIYEYSED; encoded by the exons ATgtggcgagcggcgaggcgctggacgccgccgctgccgctgcggcggctctcgtcggacgccgccgcccccaaggcgccgcggcggcggcgggtggcggcgctgtgGGGGAACGGGGACTACGGGCGCCTGGGGCTGGGCGCGCTGGAGTCGCGGTGGAGCCCCACGGCCtgccccttcttcctcgcccgcgccgccgacccgcccgcctccctcgcctgcggcggcgcgcacACCCTCTTTCTTACCC AGAGCGGGCGTGTGTTCTCCACGGGTCTGAACGACTTTGGGCAGCTCGGGATAGGATCCTCTGTTACACATACACTG GAGCCTGTCGAAGTTTCTGGATTTCATGAGAGAGTTGTAGAAATTTCAGCTGGCAACCATCATTCTTGTGCAATTACTG CGGATGGTAAACTCTTTGTTTGGGGAAGAAACTCAGGTGGCCAGCTTGGCCTTGGAAAAG GGGCAGGAAAAGCAGTTTCTACCCCAACGAAGGTTGATTGTTTGACTGACTTTAGAGTGAAAATGGTTGCTTTGGGATCAGAGCATTCAGTTGCTGTTACAG ACGAAGGTGAAGTCTTAAGTTGGGGAGCTGCTGGTTCCGGCAGGCTCGGACATGGCTACCAATCTAGCATACTGGGATTCTCTCTGACCTCAAG CGAATATACTCCAAGGTTGATAAAAAACCTTGACGGGATAAAG ATTGAAAAGGTAGCTGCAGGAATGTTGCACTCTGCTTGCATTGATG AAAAAGGTACTTTGTTCATATTTGGGCAGAAGACTGAGAAG GGATTTGGAAGATCAAATGAAGCATTCAGACCGGTTATTGTTGAAGAGATACCGTTTTCAGAAGAAGTTGCTTGTGGAGGTTACCATACTTGTGTTGTAACAG GAAATGGTGATCTGTATTCTTGGGGTTCAAATGAAAATGGCTGCCTTGGTCTGGG AGATATGGATATGGTTCGTGCTCCAGAAATTTTGGAAAGCTCAGTATTTGAGCTTCCTGTATCTAAG GTCTCTTGTGGTTGGAAGCACACTGCTGTAATTTCAG GTGGTGACATTTACACCTGGGGTTGGGGAGGCGCTAATGGTACTTTTTTTGAAGAGGGCCATTCTTCTGGCGGACAACTG GGACATGGAAACGACGTAGACTATTTTGAACCTATGATGGTGCCGTTCAGCAAGAATGCAAGAGCGGTCCATGTATCATGTGGCTTCAATCATACCGGCGCAATTTATGAGTACTCCGAGGACTGA
- the LOC120645713 gene encoding probable glycosyltransferase 6: protein MAGGGSTPEAAEPGKKGAAPPRPSARRARDALVFTLGVAAAVLALALLGGPASPSLLALAPGRAGLVLFPVPGPADGPPTFYDDPELSYAVGGGLAGWDAKRAAWLRSRGLRRRGGPERVVMVSGSQPEPCRGPAGDHLLLRFLKNKLDYCRLHGVELLYNNALLEPSMAAYWAKIPAVRAAMLAHPEAEWVWWVDADAVFTDMDFSLPLARYAAYNLVLYGWPKEVYERRRWLGLNAGVFLLRNCQWSLDLLDAWARMGPASPDHAAWGRTIKAALSDRDSDVACDQSALAYLLLTGRERWGSKTYLGVDFYFQGYFAEIVGKLGGVAARYEAAEREAAGPGVRRRHAEREHLAYAAARNAAVRAAGVPGPDGGGQSGWRRPFVTHFTGCNPCGGRRNPMYSRELCDGGMHRALGFTDDQVLRAYGFRHAAPLNDTIVPLPFDYPAAARNR from the coding sequence atggccggcggcgggtcgaCGCCTGAGGCCGCCGAGCCGGGCAAGAAGGGCgcggctccgccgcggccgtcggctcgccgcgcgcgcgaCGCGCTCGTGTTCAcgctcggcgtggcggcggccgtgctGGCGCTCGCGCTCCTGGGCGGCCCGGCGTCGCCGTCCTTGCTCGCGCTCGCGCCGGGCCGCGCCGGCCTCGTCTTGTTCCCCGTCCCGGGCCCCGCCGACGGGCCGCCCACGTTCTACGACGACCCAGAGCTCTCGTACGCCGtgggcggcggcctcgccgggTGGGACGCCAAGCGCGCGGCGTGGCTGCGCTCCCGcgggctccgccgccggggCGGCCCGGAGCGCGTGGTGATGGTGTCCGGGTCGCAGCCGGAGCCGTGCCGGGGCCCCGCGGgcgaccacctcctcctccgcttcCTCAAGAACAAGCTCGACTACTGCCGCCTCCACGGCGTCGAGCTCCTCTACAACAACGCGCTGCTGGAGCCGTCCATGGCGGCGTACTGGGCCAAGATCCCTGCCGTGCGCGCCGCCATGCTCGCGCACCCGGAGGCCGAGTGGGTCTGGTGggtcgacgccgacgccgtctTCACCGACATGGACTTCTCGCTCCCGCTCGCCCGGTACGCCGCCTACAACCTCGTCCTCTACGGCTGGCCAAAGGAGGTgtacgagcggcggcggtggctaggGCTCAACGCCGGCGTGTTCCTCCTCCGCAACTGCCAGTGGTCGCTCGACCTCCTCGACGCGTGGGCGCGCATGGGGCCCGCCTCGCCGGACCACGCCGCGTGGGGGAGGACGATCAAGGCGGCGCTCAGCGACCGGGACTCCGACGTGGCCTGCGACCAGTCGGCGCTCGCGTACCTGCTCCTCACCGGCCGGGAGCGGTGGGGGAGCAAGACCTACCTCGGCGTCGACTTCTACTTCCAGGGCTACTTCGCGGAGATCGTGGGcaagctcggcggcgtcgcggcgcggtacgaggcggcggagcgggaggcggccggcccgggggtccggcggcggcacgcggagCGGGAGCACCTCGcgtacgcggcggcgcggaatgCGGCCGTGAGGGCCGCCGGCGTCCCGGgccccgacggcggcgggcagAGCGGGTGGCGCCGCCCGTTCGTCACGCACTTCACGGGGTGCAACCCCTGCGGCGGCAGGCGGAACCCGATGTACTCGAGGGAGCTCTGCGACGGCGGGATGCACCGGGCGCTGGGGTTCACCGACGACCAGGTGCTCCGCGCGTACGGAttccgccacgccgcgccgctgaACGACACCATTGTGCCGCTGCCGTTCGactaccccgccgccgcgcgcaacAGATGA